One region of Acidimicrobiia bacterium genomic DNA includes:
- a CDS encoding CoA pyrophosphatase has product MDLSYDLPGLVADLPPADGTRRAAVLVALFPDGEDVRVVLTKRPMTMPTHAGHLAFPGGRADPGDADEIATALREAHEEMGIEPGDVEVIGFLPSIHTVQFSLYVVPVVGILGSDPVLVPSAREVDKVLLPTLRELSRSEAWRFESWNGRKVWFYDLEGEILWGATAMMVRQLLGMSS; this is encoded by the coding sequence ATGGATCTCTCATACGACTTGCCCGGTCTCGTTGCCGACTTGCCTCCAGCCGACGGTACCAGACGGGCGGCGGTACTCGTAGCGTTGTTTCCTGATGGCGAAGATGTGCGGGTCGTGTTAACCAAGCGTCCCATGACCATGCCAACCCATGCCGGGCACCTTGCCTTCCCTGGAGGGCGGGCCGATCCAGGCGACGCCGACGAAATTGCCACGGCCCTTAGGGAGGCCCACGAGGAAATGGGTATTGAACCAGGGGATGTCGAGGTTATCGGGTTCCTTCCTTCCATCCATACGGTGCAGTTCAGTTTGTATGTCGTTCCGGTGGTCGGGATTCTCGGATCCGATCCCGTGCTTGTCCCTTCTGCGCGTGAGGTTGATAAGGTGCTCCTCCCGACCCTCCGGGAGTTGTCTCGATCCGAGGCATGGCGATTTGAGTCCTGGAATGGACGGAAAGTCTGGTTCTATGACCTTGAGGGAGAAATTCTCTGGGGGGCTACCGCCATGATGGTTCGTCAGTTGCTCGGGATGAGCAGCTGA
- a CDS encoding GNAT family N-acetyltransferase encodes MPELSIESRFTTRFELRPFQKRDIESLYEAVTASIPELARWLPWASSAYGRLDSTRFTRESIRAFREQRAFDFAIRSLEDSRRHIGNVSIWFVSRGFRSGEIGYWVRTDEASSGIATEVAARMVQVGFEELHMHRIILRIAVGNLASERVAEKLGFTREGILREELEVHGVWLDHTAFSLLEHEYKARAGAIKALAGSPSSDLPRQDSPVDC; translated from the coding sequence GTGCCTGAGCTGTCGATAGAGTCTCGATTCACGACTCGTTTCGAATTGCGCCCCTTCCAGAAGCGGGACATCGAGTCGCTCTATGAGGCAGTTACCGCCTCGATCCCGGAACTTGCCAGGTGGCTTCCGTGGGCGAGTTCGGCTTATGGACGGCTCGACTCCACCCGTTTTACCCGCGAGTCTATCCGGGCTTTTCGAGAGCAGCGGGCCTTCGACTTTGCGATTCGCAGCCTTGAGGATTCACGCCGCCACATCGGGAATGTGTCCATCTGGTTCGTCTCCCGAGGTTTTCGCAGCGGCGAAATTGGCTACTGGGTTCGGACCGATGAGGCAAGCTCCGGCATCGCCACGGAAGTGGCCGCCCGGATGGTCCAAGTCGGGTTCGAGGAGCTACACATGCATCGAATCATCCTCCGGATCGCGGTAGGAAATCTTGCGTCCGAGCGGGTAGCCGAAAAACTCGGCTTCACCCGCGAAGGGATCCTCAGGGAAGAGCTGGAAGTGCATGGGGTGTGGCTCGACCATACGGCTTTCAGCCTCCTCGAACACGAGTACAAGGCCAGAGCCGGGGCCATCAAAGCGTTGGCCGGATCACCCTCGAGCGATCTCCCTCGTCAAGACTCCCCCGTCGACTGCTGA
- a CDS encoding Lrp/AsnC family transcriptional regulator, with protein sequence MSVWLILEQGKAKNYKFEEYLMLDDIGWMLLEELQRNGRASYRDLGDKVGLTAPAVADRVRKMERDGIITGYRAEVDHEKLGVPLRAIIRVKTSAASVGKVNDLVQNMPEVVECHHVTGSENHVIRARLRSTKHLEQLLYALTPYGETVTNIVMSSAVDGGVLTREIARG encoded by the coding sequence GTGTCCGTCTGGCTGATCCTTGAGCAAGGAAAGGCCAAGAATTACAAATTTGAGGAGTATCTGATGCTCGACGATATTGGGTGGATGCTGCTTGAGGAGTTGCAGCGAAACGGCCGAGCCAGCTATCGAGACCTGGGCGACAAGGTCGGACTCACTGCTCCGGCAGTGGCTGACCGGGTCCGGAAAATGGAGCGTGATGGCATTATCACCGGATACCGCGCCGAGGTTGATCACGAAAAACTCGGGGTACCGCTCCGGGCCATCATCCGGGTCAAGACGAGTGCTGCCTCCGTTGGAAAAGTGAACGATCTCGTCCAGAACATGCCTGAGGTCGTCGAGTGTCACCATGTCACGGGTAGCGAAAATCACGTGATTCGAGCCCGTTTGCGATCGACCAAGCACCTAGAGCAGCTGTTGTATGCATTGACGCCCTACGGCGAGACAGTCACGAATATCGTGATGTCGTCAGCAGTCGACGGGGGAGTCTTGACGAGGGAGATCGCTCGAGGGTGA
- the groL gene encoding chaperonin GroEL (60 kDa chaperone family; promotes refolding of misfolded polypeptides especially under stressful conditions; forms two stacked rings of heptamers to form a barrel-shaped 14mer; ends can be capped by GroES; misfolded proteins enter the barrel where they are refolded when GroES binds) gives MAAKDLRFGEDARKGLEVGVNKLADIVKVTLGPKGRNVVLEKKWGAPTITNDGVTIAKEVELDDPWENMGAKLAYEVANKTNDVAGDGTTTATVLAQAMVREGLRNLAAGANPMGVRRGIEQAVEKVVEFLEEFSKPVETNAQIADVASISAADKEIGKKIAEAMEKVGKDGVITVEDGQTFGIELEFTEGMQFDKGYISPYFITDADTQESVLENPYILIANQKISSVNDLLPVLEKVQQSGKPLLVLAEDVEGEALAVLVVNKIRGVFSSAAVKAPGFGERRKAMMQDIAILTGGTVISEEVGLKLDGVTLDMLGTSRKVIITKDNTTMVDGGGTEADVAARIKQIEREIDNTDSDWDREKLQERLAKLSGGVVVIKVGAATEVELKEKKHRIEDAVSATRAAVEEGIVPGGGVALLRAEAAIDKLRGGTDDEKVGRAIVRKALEEPLRQIAVNAGAEGGVVAEHVRNGVDGFGYNAALGKFEDLLAAGIIDPAKVTRSTVQNAASIAALLLTTEGVIAEVKEDSPAGGGDHGHGGGGMDF, from the coding sequence ATGGCAGCGAAAGATCTTCGTTTCGGCGAAGACGCCCGCAAGGGCCTCGAAGTGGGCGTCAATAAGCTCGCAGATATTGTAAAGGTGACCCTCGGCCCCAAGGGCCGGAATGTCGTTCTTGAGAAGAAGTGGGGCGCACCCACCATCACGAATGACGGCGTCACCATCGCCAAAGAGGTTGAGCTCGATGATCCATGGGAGAACATGGGTGCCAAGCTCGCCTACGAAGTAGCGAACAAGACCAACGACGTAGCCGGTGATGGTACGACCACTGCCACGGTTCTGGCTCAGGCCATGGTTCGTGAAGGTCTTCGTAACCTGGCCGCCGGGGCAAACCCGATGGGCGTTCGTCGCGGTATTGAACAAGCCGTGGAGAAAGTAGTCGAGTTCCTCGAAGAATTCTCCAAGCCGGTCGAGACCAACGCTCAGATCGCTGACGTCGCCTCGATTTCGGCGGCGGATAAGGAAATCGGCAAGAAGATCGCTGAAGCGATGGAGAAGGTCGGCAAGGACGGCGTCATTACGGTCGAAGATGGCCAGACGTTCGGTATCGAGCTTGAGTTCACCGAGGGTATGCAGTTCGACAAGGGCTACATCTCGCCGTACTTCATCACCGATGCCGATACGCAAGAGTCGGTTCTCGAAAACCCGTACATTCTCATTGCCAACCAGAAGATCAGCTCGGTCAACGATCTGCTTCCGGTGCTCGAGAAGGTGCAGCAGTCGGGCAAGCCGTTGTTGGTGTTGGCCGAAGATGTTGAAGGCGAAGCCCTTGCGGTCCTGGTCGTCAATAAGATCCGCGGCGTTTTCTCCTCAGCGGCCGTCAAGGCTCCTGGATTCGGCGAACGTCGCAAGGCCATGATGCAAGACATAGCCATTCTGACGGGCGGCACGGTTATCTCGGAAGAGGTGGGCCTGAAGCTCGACGGGGTGACCCTGGATATGCTCGGGACGTCTCGCAAAGTCATCATCACCAAGGACAACACGACCATGGTCGATGGGGGCGGTACCGAAGCCGACGTGGCTGCTCGAATCAAGCAAATCGAGCGTGAGATCGACAATACCGATTCGGACTGGGACCGCGAGAAGCTCCAAGAGCGTCTTGCCAAGCTGTCCGGTGGTGTCGTTGTGATCAAGGTTGGCGCGGCCACCGAGGTTGAGCTCAAAGAGAAGAAGCACCGCATTGAGGATGCCGTATCGGCAACCCGGGCGGCTGTCGAAGAGGGCATCGTGCCCGGTGGTGGCGTCGCGCTGCTCCGTGCCGAAGCTGCCATCGACAAGCTTCGCGGCGGTACCGACGACGAAAAGGTCGGACGGGCGATCGTGCGCAAGGCTCTCGAAGAGCCGCTGCGTCAGATCGCGGTGAATGCCGGCGCTGAAGGCGGCGTTGTTGCAGAGCATGTGCGCAATGGCGTTGACGGCTTCGGGTACAACGCGGCACTTGGCAAATTCGAGGATCTGCTTGCTGCAGGCATCATCGATCCGGCCAAGGTGACGCGGTCGACCGTTCAGAACGCTGCTTCGATTGCTGCGCTTCTGTTGACGACCGAAGGCGTGATCGCCGAGGTCAAGGAAGACTCACCAGCCGGTGGCGGAGACCACGGGCACGGTGGTGGCGGTATGGACTTCTAG
- the groES gene encoding co-chaperone GroES gives MKLKPLGDRVIVKAREDEDSRTASGLVIPDTAKEKPQTGDVIAVGPGAISDSGERIPMDVKEGDVVVYSKYGGTEVKLEGTEYLVISSRDLLAVVS, from the coding sequence ATGAAACTGAAGCCGCTTGGTGATCGGGTGATCGTCAAGGCCCGCGAGGATGAAGATTCACGCACCGCGTCGGGTCTTGTTATCCCTGATACGGCCAAAGAAAAGCCCCAAACGGGCGATGTTATCGCTGTGGGGCCGGGTGCGATTTCCGATTCCGGTGAGCGCATTCCCATGGATGTCAAAGAAGGCGACGTTGTCGTCTACTCAAAGTACGGCGGCACCGAAGTCAAGCTTGAAGGGACCGAGTATCTGGTCATTTCAAGCCGTGATCTTCTCGCCGTAGTTTCGTAA